The genomic segment CACCCGGCGACGGTGGCGAGGGTCGAACGCCTGCTCAACCGTAGACCTAGAAAATCACTCGGATTTAAAACGCCCAACGAGGTCTTTCAGGCTCTGGTCAGACGCGGCTGAATGTTATGCACTGGGGAGTTGAATCTGCGGCGAGTTGGGAGAGGGCGGCCAGACCTCAGGCCGATTCGTAGAGGCGAGGGACGCGAGAACCGATCCCGCAGAGGACTTCGTAGGGGATCGTGCTGATCCAATCAGCGACTTCATCTGCCCAGATAGCTGCCCCACCTTGCTTCCCGATCAATGTGACGGTCTCGCCAACTTCTACCGTTGGGATGTCTGTGACATCCACCATGATCATGTCCATACAGACCAGGCCGACGATCGGGGCGCGACGACCTTGAATCAACACCGATCCGCGATTGGAGAGTTGCCGACTATAACCGTCGGCATAGCCGATGGGCAGTACTGCGATCCGCGTTGGTCTATTCGCGATAAATGTCCTGTTGTAACTGACTGTTCCTCCCCGTGGAATGGTCCGTATGTGGGCGATGGTGGAATGCAGTGAAAGGACCGGTTGTAGGTTTGGCGCGGGCGTGGAGACTGGCAGGGTGTGGTACCCATAGAGCATGATGCCGGGGCGCACGAGTGAGTAATGAGATTCGGGAAACCTGACGATGGCGGCACTGTTGGCCGTATGTACCAGCGGGAGGGCAAGTCCACGCCGCCGGACCTGTTCCAGGATGGCCTGAAATATGCCAATCTGTCGCTCCGTAAAGGCGGTATCCGTTCCGTCTGCGTCGGCAAGATGTGTCATCAAGCCCTCGACGTGAAGTGCACCCCGCAAGAGAGGGTTATCGAGGAGCGGGCGCAATTCTTCCGGCGAAAAACCCAACCGCCCCATGCCGGTTTCGATCTTGAGGTGAATCGGATAGGGGGATGGCTGTGAGTTGGCTGCTTGTGCCAAGGCAGGTAGGATAGATCCATTGCTGATGACCGGGGTCAGCCGGTGCGCGACCAGGTCTGCCAGTTGCTGGTCGAAGAGTGCTCCCAGCACGACGATGGGAGTCGAGAGGCCGGCTTGACGGAGTGTGATCCCCTCCTCAAGCGAGGCGACGGCAAATCGTCCGATACCTTTGCGTGCAAGGGCGTGAGCGATCTCAACGGCTCCATGCCCATAGGCGTTGGCCTTGACGATGGCCATGACCTCGCAGCCGGGAGAGAGATAGCCTTGGATACACGAGAGATTGTGGGCGAGTGCCGAGAGATCGACGGTGGCGTAGGTGGGTAGCAAGGTCGAGGCCGCAGTCACACTTCCATGATTTCTTGTTCTTTTTTCTTCACCACGTCGTCGACCTTTTGAATGTATTGGTCGGTCAGCTTCTGGGTGTCTGCCTCGGCTTTCCGTAAATCGTCTTCTGTCAACTTGGCATCCTTTTGCAGTTTCTTCAACTCTTCGTTGCCATCTCGACGAAACCCTCGCACCACGACTTTGGTATCTTCGCCGTGCTTTTTGCAGACCTTGCCGAGTTCCTTACGGCGTTCTTCGGTGAGCGGAGGAAGGGGAATGCGAATAATTTTTCCGTCGTTTGACGGGGTCACGCCGAGGTTCGATCCGGCCAGGGCTTTTTCGATTTCCTTGATCAGGTTCGGTTCCCACGGTTGGATCGTGATGAGGCGCGCTTCGGGTGTCGAAATATTGGCCACCTGCTTCAGCGGGGTCATGGTGCCGTAGTAGTCGACACGGACACCGTCGAAGAGGGCCACAGAGGCTCTTCCTGTCCGCAGTCCAGCCAAGTCGCGCTTCAGATATTCCAGTGCGGACTCCATCTTTTCCATGACTTTTTGGTGGATAGCGGCAGGATTCGACATGCGAGACTCCCTGGAATATTAGCGGCGATCGGGCGTGACAACTGTTCCGATCGCTTCGCCAGTGGCGACGCGTTTGAAGTTGCCTTGTTCCTTCAGGTTGAACACGATCAGCGGAAGATTGTTGTCCATGCAGAGGCTGATGGCCGTCGCGTCCATGACTTTCAAATTCTGATTCAAGATCGCGAGAAAGGAAATGGTCTGATACTTTGTGGCCGTGGGATTCTTCACGGGATCGGCATCGTAAATGCCGTCGACTTTGGTCCCCTTCATGATGACCTGCGCCCCGATTTCCATCGCTCTGAGTGCGGCGGCGGTATCGGTGGAGAAGTAGGGATTACCCGTGCCACCGGCAAAGATCACAACACGTTTTTTCTCAAGGTGGCGAATGGCCCGGCGGCGGATATAGCCCTCTGCCAGTTGACGCATTTCGATTGCCGATTGGACACGCGTCATGATGCCGATGCGCTCGAGTGCATTTTGCAGAGCCAAGGCATTGAGGACGGTCGCGAGCATCCCCATATAGTCGGCGGAGGCCCGTTCCATGCCGGATGCGCTGGCGGCAATACCGCGGAAGATATTGCCGCCGCCGATGACCACTGCGACTTCGATGTCGAGGGCCACGACGGAGGCAATTTCCGTGGCAAGACCTTCAAGGATGGAAGGTTGGATGCCATAGCCCTGCTCACCGGCCAACATCTCTCCGCTGACTTTGAGGAGGATGCGCCGATAGTTGGCAGAGCTCATGCTTCGCCTAATTGATACCGGGTGAAGCGGCGGATGTTCATGTTCTCGCCGATCTTTGAGATCTTCAAGGCCAGAAGATCTTTGATCGTAACGGCGGTGTCTTTTACGAAGGTTTGTTCGATGAGACAGCTCTCTTGGAAGAACTTCTCCAGCTTGCCTTCGACGATCTTCGGCCAAGCCGCCGGAGGCTTGCCCATTTCTTTGGCCTGTCCCTCATAGATCGATCGCTCTTTTGCGATCAGCTCGGCGGGAATATCTTCCCGTTTGACGTAAGAGGGCTTTCCAGCTGCAACCTGGAGGGCCAAGTCGTTGACGAAGGATTTAAACTCTTCGTTCCTGGCCACGAAGTCGGTTTCGCAATTGACTTCGATCAGCACGCCGATTTTTCCACCCATGTGGATATACGAGTGGATGAGGCCTTGGTTGGTCTCACGGCCGGACTTTTTGAGTGCCGCGGCCAAGCCCTTTTGCCGTAGGTAATCCACGGCTTTCTCGATATCGTCGCCATTCTCGGTGAGTGCTTTCTGGCAGTCGAGGAAACCGGCGCCGGTTTTTTCTCTCAGTTCTTTGACAAGCTGACTTGATCCAGCCATACGTGACGGTCCTTTTCAGTAAACAGTGAGTGCCGTAGTTGACCTATGCTATGCCGGACGTTATGAGGCCGGCGTGCTTGCGAGGCTCATGGCTGCTGGTTTACCGCCAGCCACAGGCGCTGGTTTAAAGTCCGCCTCTTCGCGCTGTGCCCGTATATTGGCGCCTTCGATACAGGCGTTGGCAATAAGGGACGTGATGAGTTTAATGGAGCGAATGGCGTCGTCGTTTCCAGGGATCGGGTAGGTGATGTGGTCCGGATCGCAGTTCGAGTCCAGGATCGCGATCATCGGAATCTCAAGCCGCTTGGCTTCCTGCACGGCAAGGTGTTCGATGCGGGTGTCGAGCACGAAGACGGCTCCGGGGACGCCGCGCATGTCTTTGATGCCGCTCAGATACTTCTGGAGCTTGACGATCTCTTTCTGCATCTTCATGATTTCTTTTTTCTTCAAGCCGTATTGGCTGGGATCCGCGAGCTTGGTCTCCAGCTTTTTCATCTTATCGATGCTCTTCCGGATGGTCTGGAAGTTCGTGAGCATTCCGCCGAGCCAACGCTGGTTGACGAAGAACATGTTGGCGCGCAGGGCTTCTTCTTGAAGGATCTCGGCAGCCTGTCGCTTGGTCCCGACAAACAAGACCGACTGGCCGGCGGCGACGGTGTCGCGGACGAAGGCATAGGCCTGCTCCATACGAGCCAATGTTTGCTGAAGGTCGATGATGTAGATGCCGTTACGTTCGCCAAAGAGGAACTTCTTCATCTTTGGGTTCCACCGATTCGTCTGGTGTCCGAAATGGACACCCGCTTCTAGCAATTCCTTGATCGAAACCACTCCCATGCCTTCACCTCCCCTCAAGACTTGCAGAGCACCCGCTGACGCAGATGAGGGGGACTGGCCCCCTTATTCTCAAGTCGAGCGACGTCCATGACGCCGATATGAATTTGATCTGGTTCCTCAACGCACGAAATTATGCGAGAAGGAGACAGTCTCCTGACTACTAAAGCCTTGGCACGCTAGCATAATGACATTGCGTTTGCAAGACGACAGGGTGGAATTATGCCCTAGGATCGATAGCTTGCGTTAATACGGACATAATCGAACGACAGGTCGGTCGTCCACATATGGGATCGGTGACGACCGTTGCCTAATCCCACAGAAATCGTAAATTCTTTCTGACGGAAAACCTTGGCAATACGGCGTTCGGCAACGAGTCCGAGGCCCATTCCGCTCCGGACCATCTGGACCTCGTCAAACCACACATTCAGTTTTGAGGGGATAATTGGAACTCCGGCCCGGCCGATTGCGGCCATGACACGTCCCCAATTGGCATCCTCTCCGAAGAGAGCCGTTTTTACCAAGTTTGAGGTGGCAATGGTTTGGGCAACCTGCCTGGCTTGTGCCACGGTGGCTGCGCCGGTTACCTCAATCTTCACGACTTTGGTGACTCCCTCGCCGTCGCGGCAGATCGCCAGCGCCAGAGCCTGACAGGCTTCTGTCAGGAGTTGCAGAAACCGACGAAAGGCGGGAGTGCCTTCCTTGATAGTGCGGTTCTCCGCCATGCCGTTCGCCAAGCAAAGGACGGTATCGTTGGTGCTCGTGTCTCCATCGACCGAGATGCAATTAAATGACTCGTTGGCCGCCAGCGTGAGGGCTCGTTGGAGGGCGCTCCTCGTGATCGAGGCATCCGTGGTGAAATAGCCCAGCATCGTGGCCATATTGGGATGGATCATGCCAGAGCCCTTGGCCATCCCGCCGATGGTAATCAAGCGACCGCCGATGGTGTCTTGAAGGGCAATCGATTTAGGGCGCAGATCAGTCGTCATAATTGCTCGTGCGGCGTCTGGGCCTCCACGATTGCTGAGCTGGCTGAATACGTTCGGGATTCCCTTCATGATTTGAGTCAGCGGCAAGACACGGCCGATCACGCCGGTCGATCCGATGAAGATCTGGTGCGAGGGGACTCCTACGTGTCGTGCGACCAGGGCCGCGGTTTTTTTTGCGGCAGCCAACCCTTTAGCGCCCGTACAGGCGTTGGCGTTACCACTATTGACGAGAATGGCTCGCCCGACTCCTTTGCGTAAATGTAGGCGATCGACGACGACCGGTGCTGCAACCACCTGATTCAGCGTGAAGACACCGGCAATGGGGCCGCTCTGTTCTGAGGCGACCAGCGCGAGATCGAGTAGGCCAGGCTTCTTGATCCCGCAATGGATGCCGGCAGCGCGGAATCCTTGTGGCGCGGTGATTCCGCGTCGTGGAGATGTGGTTGATGTCTTCTTGGTTGTCATGGTGAAAGGGCCGTCTTGGTTTGTATGCGTTAGGGATAGGCCGCTGGAGCCGTCAATCCTGTTTCCTCCGGGAAGCCGGACATGAGATTCATCGCCTGAATGGCTTGCCCTGCGGCACCCTTCACCAGATTATCCAGCGCGGCCACCGTAATGACTGAACCGGAACGGGGGTCGAGATAGACGCCGATGTCGCAATAGTTTGAACCTTTGATGTAGCGAGGATTCGGCATGATGTCTTCCTGGACTCTGACGAATCGCTCCCCCTTATAAAAGTCTCGATACAGCATGCGGAGGTTGTCCAGTGCCATCGGGCTCTTCAGTTTGCAGTAGGCGGTGCTCAAAATACCGCGATTCATTGGGACAAGGTGGGGAGTGAATGTCACGATCGGCCGTGTGGCCCCTGCTCCCGTCGGCGATGAGGCCCGTTGAAGTAATCCACCGAGTTCCTGTTCGATCTCTGGGATGTGCCGATGCTGCCCGATTTTGTAGGGCTCTAG from the Nitrospirota bacterium genome contains:
- the alr gene encoding alanine racemase yields the protein MTAASTLLPTYATVDLSALAHNLSCIQGYLSPGCEVMAIVKANAYGHGAVEIAHALARKGIGRFAVASLEEGITLRQAGLSTPIVVLGALFDQQLADLVAHRLTPVISNGSILPALAQAANSQPSPYPIHLKIETGMGRLGFSPEELRPLLDNPLLRGALHVEGLMTHLADADGTDTAFTERQIGIFQAILEQVRRRGLALPLVHTANSAAIVRFPESHYSLVRPGIMLYGYHTLPVSTPAPNLQPVLSLHSTIAHIRTIPRGGTVSYNRTFIANRPTRIAVLPIGYADGYSRQLSNRGSVLIQGRRAPIVGLVCMDMIMVDVTDIPTVEVGETVTLIGKQGGAAIWADEVADWISTIPYEVLCGIGSRVPRLYESA
- the frr gene encoding ribosome recycling factor, with translation MSNPAAIHQKVMEKMESALEYLKRDLAGLRTGRASVALFDGVRVDYYGTMTPLKQVANISTPEARLITIQPWEPNLIKEIEKALAGSNLGVTPSNDGKIIRIPLPPLTEERRKELGKVCKKHGEDTKVVVRGFRRDGNEELKKLQKDAKLTEDDLRKAEADTQKLTDQYIQKVDDVVKKKEQEIMEV
- the pyrH gene encoding UMP kinase; translated protein: MSSANYRRILLKVSGEMLAGEQGYGIQPSILEGLATEIASVVALDIEVAVVIGGGNIFRGIAASASGMERASADYMGMLATVLNALALQNALERIGIMTRVQSAIEMRQLAEGYIRRRAIRHLEKKRVVIFAGGTGNPYFSTDTAAALRAMEIGAQVIMKGTKVDGIYDADPVKNPTATKYQTISFLAILNQNLKVMDATAISLCMDNNLPLIVFNLKEQGNFKRVATGEAIGTVVTPDRR
- the tsf gene encoding translation elongation factor Ts, with the translated sequence MAGSSQLVKELREKTGAGFLDCQKALTENGDDIEKAVDYLRQKGLAAALKKSGRETNQGLIHSYIHMGGKIGVLIEVNCETDFVARNEEFKSFVNDLALQVAAGKPSYVKREDIPAELIAKERSIYEGQAKEMGKPPAAWPKIVEGKLEKFFQESCLIEQTFVKDTAVTIKDLLALKISKIGENMNIRRFTRYQLGEA
- the rpsB gene encoding 30S ribosomal protein S2, producing MGVVSIKELLEAGVHFGHQTNRWNPKMKKFLFGERNGIYIIDLQQTLARMEQAYAFVRDTVAAGQSVLFVGTKRQAAEILQEEALRANMFFVNQRWLGGMLTNFQTIRKSIDKMKKLETKLADPSQYGLKKKEIMKMQKEIVKLQKYLSGIKDMRGVPGAVFVLDTRIEHLAVQEAKRLEIPMIAILDSNCDPDHITYPIPGNDDAIRSIKLITSLIANACIEGANIRAQREEADFKPAPVAGGKPAAMSLASTPAS
- the argJ gene encoding bifunctional glutamate N-acetyltransferase/amino-acid acetyltransferase ArgJ — translated: MTTKKTSTTSPRRGITAPQGFRAAGIHCGIKKPGLLDLALVASEQSGPIAGVFTLNQVVAAPVVVDRLHLRKGVGRAILVNSGNANACTGAKGLAAAKKTAALVARHVGVPSHQIFIGSTGVIGRVLPLTQIMKGIPNVFSQLSNRGGPDAARAIMTTDLRPKSIALQDTIGGRLITIGGMAKGSGMIHPNMATMLGYFTTDASITRSALQRALTLAANESFNCISVDGDTSTNDTVLCLANGMAENRTIKEGTPAFRRFLQLLTEACQALALAICRDGEGVTKVVKIEVTGAATVAQARQVAQTIATSNLVKTALFGEDANWGRVMAAIGRAGVPIIPSKLNVWFDEVQMVRSGMGLGLVAERRIAKVFRQKEFTISVGLGNGRHRSHMWTTDLSFDYVRINASYRS